In one window of Macadamia integrifolia cultivar HAES 741 chromosome 2, SCU_Mint_v3, whole genome shotgun sequence DNA:
- the LOC122072128 gene encoding receptor protein-tyrosine kinase CEPR2-like, translating to MEQSRSKILRQNGGRESVGNFIKKESKYSSCEMTIMPFSSFGMNRYRLSLHFLTALLLLLIFLLFPPSNALTVEIQSLLQFKNQLKDPSNSLANWKESDSPCNFTGVYCDPLSGRVTGISLENISLSGEISPAISGLQSLNSLFLPSNSISGELPFQLINCSSLRVLNLTGNDMNGTLPDLSPLRSLEILDLSFNYFSGRFPNWVGKLTNLDSLGLGQNGFDEGEIPESLGNLKNLTWLYLAGANLRGQIPQSIFRLKALETLDFSSNSISGEIPKAISNLQLLNKIELFSNNFTGDIPPELSKLTLLREFDISKNQMSGEVPAEIGNLKNLVVFQLYENYFTGELPAGIGDLQHLESFSIYRNNFSGVFPVNFGRFSPLKSIDISENKFSGQFPRFLCESKMLQFLLALDNNFSGDFPESYAECKTLERFRVSKNRLSGMIANGIWGLPSAKIIDFGDNNFTGGLSLDIGISASLNQLLLQNNNFSGELPLQLGNLSQLEKLSASYNSFSGEIPSQIGDLKQLSSLHLEENSLSGPIPSELGQCAGLVDLNLAGNTLSGNIPETFATLNSLNSLNLSQNKLSGLIPHDLEKLKLSSIDFSKNQLSGRVPFDLFVMGGDQSFLENYNLCIDQKLRDEARSLISVCSVKKSTNKITEKKLALFCIIVSALVVIFAGVLFVSHRKHESYLKNLEKGQEKDPNWKLESFHPTQLNADEICSLEEENLIGSGSTGRVYRLDLKNGGTFAVKQLWKGKHVKALKAEMEILGKIRHKNILKLYACLMRGGSSFLVYEYMENGNLFQALHRQIKGGKPELNWDRRYKIALGAAKAIAYLHHDCAPPIIHRDIKSTNILLAEDYEPKIADFGIAKVVEESGIDSSCFAGTHGYIAPELAYSLKVTEKSDVYSFGVVLLELVTGRSPFEAEYGEWKDIVYWVSCHLNDREDIHEVFDRRVSDSAKAEMIKVLRIAILCTTKLPSLRPTMRDVVKMLIDADPCSISPGYKAPEQY from the exons atggaacaGAGCAGAAGCAAAATTCTAAG GCAAAACGGAGGGAGAGAATCCGTAGGCAATTTcattaaaaaggaaagcaaatatTCTTCTTGTGAAATGACAATCATGCCCTTCTCATCTTTTGGAATGAACAGATACCGCTTGTCCCTTCACTTCTTAACGGCTCTTCTCTTATTATTgatcttcctccttttcccgCCATCCAATGCTCTAACGGTCGAAATACAATCCCTTCTCCAATTCAAAAACCAACTGAAAGacccatcaaattctctggccAACTGGAAAGAGTCTGACTCTCCCTGCAATTTCACTGGGGTTTATTGCGATCCCCTGTCCGGCCGAGTCACCGGTATCTCCCTCGAGAACATATCTCTTTCCGGCGAAATATCTCCGGCCATCTCAGGCCTCCAAAGTCTGAATTCCCTTTTCCTACCCTCGAATTCGATTTCCGGTGAACTTCCTTTTCAGTTGATTAACTGCAGCAGTCTTCGAGTTCTCAATCTCACAGGAAATGATATGAACGGTACCCTACCAGATCTTTCACCATTGAGAAGCTTGGAGATTCTTGATCTGTCTTTTAACTATTTTTCTGGTCGATTCCCAAACTGGGTTGGGAAATTGACCAACTTGGATTCTCTGGGCCTTGGTCAGAATGGATTCGATGAGGGTGAAATTCCTGAAAGTTTGGGAAATTTAAAGAACTTGACATGGCTTTATTTGGCTGGGGCTAATTTGAGAGGGCAGATTCCACAATCCATTTTTAGACTTAAAGCCCTTGAAACATTAGATTTTTCTTCCAACAGTATCTCAGGTGAGATCCCAAAAGCCATTTCAAATCTGCAGCTTCTCAACAAGATAGAGCTCTTTTCGAACAATTTCACTGGAGATATCCCACCTGAGCTTTCAAAGCTTACACTTCTGCGTGAATTTGACATTTCTAAGAATCAGATGTCTGGAGAAGTTCCTGCCGAGATTGGTAATCTGAAGAATTTGGTGGTCTTCCAATTGTATGAAAATTATTTCACAGGAGAGCTCCCTGCTGGGATTGGGGATTTGCAGCATCTGGAGTCCTTTTCTATCTACAGAAACAACTTTTCCGGAGTATTTCCAGTAAACTTCGGCCGGTTCTCTCCACTGAAAAGCATAGACATATCTGAGAACAAGTTTTCTGGTCAGTTTCCCAGATTCTTATGTGAAAGCAAGATGTTGCAGTTCTTACTTGCTTTGGATAACAACTTCTCTGGCGATTTCCCAGAATCTTATGCTGAATGTAAGACACTGGAGAGGTTCAGGGTAAGTAAGAACCGCTTGTCTGGGATGATTGCTAATGGGATATGGGGACTACCTTCTGCAAAAATCATAGATTTTGGAGATAATAACTTTACGGGGGGATTATCTTTGGACATTGGGATTTCTGCAAGCTTGAATCAGCTGCTCTTACAGAACAACAACTTCTCAGGAGAGCTTCCATTACAACTTGGCAATCTTTCCCAGTTGGAGAAACTGTCTGCAAGTTATAATAGTTTCTCTGGTGAGATACCTTCTCAAATTGGAGACCTGAAGCAATTATCATCCTTGCATTTGGAAGAGAACTCATTATCAGGACCAATTCCATCAGAATTGGGTCAATGTGCTGGATTAGTAGACTTGAATCTTGCTGGAAATACTCTGAGTGGTAATATCCCTGAAACATTTGCTACGTTGAACTCTTTGAATTCGCTGAATCTGTCACAAAACAAGCTTTCAGGTTTGATTCCACATGATCTAGAGAAACTGAAGTTGAGTTCCAttgatttttccaaaaatcaattGTCAGGAAGAGTTCCTTTTGATCTTTTTGTGATGGGTGGCGaccagtcatttttggagaACTACAATCTCTGTATTGATCAAAAGTTGAGAGACGAGGCGAGATCTTTAATCAGTGTTTGTAGTGTAAAGAAAAGCACAAACAAAATTACTGAAAAGAAATTAGCTTTGTTCTGCATAATTGTGTCAGCCCTGGTTGTTATTTTTGCTGGCGTTTTGTTTGTGAGCCACAGGAAGCATGAGTCTTATTtgaaaaatcttgaaaaggGGCAGGAGAAAGATCCAAACTGGAAACTTGAGTCTTTCCACCCAACACAATTAAATGCAGATGAAATATGCAGTTTGGAGGAGGAGAATTTGATAGGAAGTGGAAGCACAGGAAGAGTTTATCGATTGGATTTGAAGAATGGAGGGACTTTTGCTGTAAAGCAACTGTGGAAGGGAAAACATGTGAAGGCGCTAAAAGCAGAAATGGAGATTTTGGGTAAGATCAGACATAAAAATATACTGAAGCTATATGCCTGCTTGATGCGAGGGGGATCAAGCTTTTTGGTGTATGAGTACATGGAGAATGGTAACCTGTTTCAAGCTCTTCACAGGCAAATTAAGGGTGGCAAGCCAGAATTAAACTGGGATCGACGGTATAAAATTGCTCTGGGAGCTGCAAAGGCTATTGCTTATCTTCACCATGATTGTGCACCACCCATTATCCATAGAGACATTAAATCAACCAACATTTTACTTGCTGAGGACTATGAACCAAAAATTGCTGATTTTGGGATTGCAAAGGTTGTTGAAGAGTCTGGGATTGATTCAAGCTGTTTTGCTGGCACTCATGGTTATATCGCTCCTG AACTTGCATATTCTCTCAAGGTGACTGAAAAGAGTGATGTATATAGTTTTGGTGTTGTACTGCTAGAATTAGTGACTGGTAGAAGTCCATTTGAAGCTGAATATGGAGAATGGAAAGATATCGTTTATTGGGTATCATGTCATCTCAATGACCGGGAAGACATCCATGAAGTTTTTGACCGAAGGGTATCAGATTCTGCTAAAGCTGAAATGATCAAGGTTTTGAGGATTGCTATCCTTTGTACTACTAAGCTTCCCTCACTGCGTCCAACTATGAGAGATGTGGTTAAGATGCTTATTGATGCTGATCCCTGTTCTATTAGTCCTGGATATAAGGCTCCTGAACAGTATTGA